The following proteins are co-located in the Dyadobacter chenwenxiniae genome:
- a CDS encoding DUF1569 domain-containing protein: MENIFEPAVAAKVIDRINNLTPETRPEWGKMEVSQMMAHCNVAYEMAFENKHPKPNALMRWFIQMMAKSTVCGDKPYKKSQQTAPAFLIKDKKDFETEKSRLIGYIRKSEQLGSGYFEGKESLSFGKLSSEEWNTMFYKHLNHHLTQFGV; the protein is encoded by the coding sequence ATGGAAAACATCTTCGAACCAGCAGTAGCGGCGAAAGTCATTGACAGGATCAATAACCTTACGCCGGAAACCCGGCCCGAATGGGGCAAGATGGAGGTCTCGCAAATGATGGCGCATTGCAATGTGGCCTATGAAATGGCATTTGAGAATAAGCATCCTAAGCCCAACGCGCTCATGCGATGGTTTATCCAGATGATGGCGAAAAGCACGGTTTGTGGTGATAAACCTTACAAGAAAAGCCAGCAAACGGCTCCCGCGTTTCTCATTAAAGACAAAAAGGACTTTGAAACAGAAAAGAGCAGGCTAATCGGCTATATAAGAAAGTCGGAACAACTGGGCTCCGGCTATTTTGAAGGCAAAGAATCATTGTCTTTTGGCAAACTAAGCAGTGAGGAGTGGAACACAATGTTTTACAAACATTTGAATCATCACCTGACTCAGTTTGGTGTTTAA